Proteins encoded together in one Olsenella timonensis window:
- a CDS encoding TetR family transcriptional regulator produces MAEFIRARSAEQKEQRLDEIKGAVRRQFAERPYHEITLTTIAEELGWSRANLYKYVTTKEEVFLLLTQDEMAAYFDALLTALPEGCGFSRETTAEVWAGITNAHQEYFRMGDILSTIIETNVTVERLADFKRAYYGHVARMTERLPRILGMRPERVGSLLMAVYYHAVGFVSGCWTNPLISQALELAGIERPAVDFRAEMRDFIGMCLDHYAD; encoded by the coding sequence ATGGCCGAGTTCATACGGGCGCGCAGCGCCGAGCAGAAAGAGCAGCGCCTCGACGAGATCAAGGGCGCCGTGCGGCGCCAGTTTGCCGAGCGGCCCTACCACGAGATCACGCTCACCACGATCGCCGAGGAGCTTGGCTGGTCGCGCGCCAACCTCTACAAGTACGTGACCACCAAGGAGGAGGTCTTCCTGCTGCTCACGCAGGACGAGATGGCCGCGTACTTCGACGCCCTGCTCACCGCCCTCCCCGAGGGCTGCGGCTTCTCCCGCGAGACCACGGCCGAGGTCTGGGCGGGCATCACCAACGCGCACCAGGAGTACTTCCGCATGGGCGACATCCTCTCCACGATCATCGAGACGAACGTCACGGTGGAGCGCCTCGCGGACTTCAAGCGAGCCTACTACGGGCATGTCGCGCGCATGACGGAGCGCCTCCCGCGCATCCTTGGCATGCGCCCGGAGCGCGTGGGCTCCCTCCTCATGGCCGTCTACTACCACGCCGTGGGCTTCGTGAGCGGCTGCTGGACGAACCCCCTCATCAGCCAGGCGCTCGAGCTCGCCGGCATCGAGCGGCCCGCGGTGGACTTCCGGGCCGAGATGCGCGACTTCATCGGGATGTGCCTCGACCACTACGCGGACTAG
- a CDS encoding aldo/keto reductase → MRYRELGRTGLRVSEIGFGGEWMDGTAEQARSVVDAAEASGVNVLDCWMPDPTRRSNLGDALLGRRERWVIQGHLGSTWQGGQYVRTRDLEQVRPAFEDLLERFHTDYMDLGMIHYVDRPAEFEELMGDSPFMGYVRELRAAGTVRHVGLSTHNPEVARLAVLSPEVEMILFSVNPAFDMMPATDDLDAYFDERGEAAAADGMTPERAELYALAEETGTGITVMKGYMGGRLFDATQSPFGVALTPVQCLHYALTRPAVASVMVGFSTPEHVAEAVAYEGASDAEKDYASVLAGAPRHAYLGSCTYCGHCAPCPRGIDIASVNKFLDLASSYDAVPDSLREHYRALGATAADCIACRACEGRCPFGVHVAERMAVAAGLFGC, encoded by the coding sequence ATGCGCTATCGGGAGCTGGGACGGACGGGCCTCAGGGTGAGCGAGATCGGCTTTGGCGGCGAGTGGATGGACGGCACCGCCGAGCAGGCGCGCTCCGTGGTGGACGCGGCGGAGGCGTCGGGCGTCAACGTGCTCGACTGCTGGATGCCCGACCCCACGCGCCGTTCCAACCTCGGTGACGCCCTTCTCGGCCGTCGCGAGCGCTGGGTCATCCAGGGGCACCTCGGCTCCACGTGGCAGGGCGGGCAGTACGTGCGCACGCGCGACCTCGAGCAGGTGCGCCCCGCCTTCGAGGACCTTCTCGAGCGCTTCCACACCGACTACATGGACCTCGGCATGATCCACTACGTGGACCGGCCCGCCGAGTTCGAGGAGCTCATGGGGGACAGCCCCTTCATGGGCTACGTGCGCGAGCTGCGCGCCGCCGGCACCGTCCGTCACGTGGGGCTCTCCACGCACAACCCCGAGGTGGCGCGCCTTGCCGTGCTGAGCCCGGAGGTCGAGATGATCCTCTTCTCGGTGAACCCGGCCTTTGACATGATGCCCGCCACGGACGACCTCGACGCCTACTTCGACGAGCGCGGCGAGGCCGCGGCCGCCGACGGCATGACGCCGGAGCGCGCCGAGCTCTATGCGCTCGCGGAGGAGACGGGCACCGGCATCACGGTCATGAAGGGCTACATGGGCGGCCGGCTCTTCGACGCGACGCAGTCACCCTTCGGCGTGGCGCTCACCCCGGTGCAGTGCCTGCACTACGCGCTCACGCGCCCGGCGGTGGCGAGCGTGATGGTGGGCTTCTCCACGCCCGAGCACGTTGCCGAGGCCGTTGCCTACGAGGGTGCGTCGGACGCCGAGAAGGACTACGCAAGCGTGCTCGCCGGTGCCCCGCGCCACGCCTACCTGGGGAGCTGCACCTACTGCGGCCACTGCGCCCCATGCCCGCGCGGGATCGACATCGCCTCGGTCAACAAGTTCCTCGACCTGGCGAGCTCCTACGACGCGGTGCCGGACTCGCTGCGGGAACACTACCGCGCCCTCGGCGCGACGGCGGCGGACTGCATCGCGTGCCGGGCGTGCGAGGGGCGCTGCCCCTTCGGCGTGCACGTGGCGGAGCGCATGGCCGTGGCTGCGGGGCTCTTCGGCTGCTAG
- a CDS encoding MFS transporter, translating into MGKTTRTRQSRLFTPGFAAIMATQTLSLLGMEILQFVLPLHLLGLTGSGTLYGTVVALGNVPYLALAPVGGVIADRTRKRSVMAACDLALAAGLVAYLVLADTPALVPATVTALMAAFAAQALYQPCAQSAMPLLVAPERLEQAVAVTNQVGMLTGIGGPVVGGIVYGFCGLEPIVVVSAACFAASAAVAIVLVRVPYEPPARTAGALATARGDLGEALGFLRSRPVMWRVIAAATLVNLFGSSFFNVGSSYVVTQTLALPSQLLGALQAALAVGGLVGGAVVALRPGGLGLRSVPGLLGAVALGIAAIAVVLAVPLPALGAYAGLVVCYLVSMAFCMALSIVATSYLQREAPETLTGKVMSLAMTLANLAAPLGQLSYGAAFDHVPAWAVAALAAAATAAVAVWLRRGGRAEG; encoded by the coding sequence ATGGGCAAGACGACAAGAACGAGACAATCTCGCCTGTTCACGCCGGGCTTCGCGGCCATCATGGCCACCCAGACCCTCTCGCTGCTCGGCATGGAGATCCTGCAGTTCGTGCTGCCGCTCCACCTGCTGGGCCTCACGGGGTCGGGCACGCTCTACGGTACGGTCGTCGCACTCGGCAACGTGCCGTACCTCGCCCTCGCCCCCGTCGGGGGCGTGATCGCCGACCGCACGCGCAAGCGCTCCGTGATGGCGGCGTGCGACCTCGCGCTCGCCGCGGGGCTCGTCGCCTATCTCGTGCTGGCCGACACGCCCGCGCTCGTGCCGGCGACCGTGACCGCCCTCATGGCCGCCTTCGCCGCCCAGGCGCTCTACCAGCCCTGCGCGCAGTCGGCGATGCCGCTCCTGGTCGCGCCCGAGCGCCTCGAGCAGGCGGTGGCCGTGACCAACCAGGTGGGAATGCTCACCGGCATAGGAGGGCCGGTCGTGGGCGGGATCGTCTACGGTTTCTGCGGCCTGGAGCCCATCGTCGTCGTGTCCGCGGCGTGCTTCGCGGCGTCGGCGGCGGTGGCGATCGTCTTGGTGCGCGTGCCCTACGAGCCGCCCGCGCGCACCGCCGGGGCGCTCGCCACGGCCCGCGGCGACCTCGGCGAGGCGCTCGGCTTCCTGCGGTCGAGGCCCGTCATGTGGCGCGTCATCGCGGCAGCGACGCTCGTGAACCTCTTCGGGTCCTCCTTCTTCAACGTGGGGTCGTCGTACGTGGTCACGCAGACGCTCGCCCTGCCGAGCCAGCTGCTCGGCGCGCTGCAGGCGGCGCTCGCGGTGGGCGGTCTCGTCGGCGGCGCCGTGGTGGCGCTGCGCCCGGGCGGGCTCGGCCTCCGCAGCGTGCCCGGGCTGCTCGGCGCCGTGGCTCTCGGCATCGCGGCGATCGCGGTCGTGCTGGCGGTCCCGCTCCCGGCCCTGGGCGCGTACGCGGGGCTGGTCGTCTGCTACTTGGTCTCCATGGCCTTCTGCATGGCGCTCTCGATCGTGGCTACGTCCTACCTGCAGCGCGAGGCGCCCGAGACCCTCACGGGCAAGGTGATGTCGCTCGCGATGACGCTCGCCAACCTCGCGGCCCCGCTCGGGCAGCTGTCCTACGGTGCCGCCTTCGACCACGTGCCGGCGTGGGCCGTCGCCGCACTCGCCGCCGCCGCGACGGCCGCGGTGGCCGTCTGGCTGCGCCGTGGCGGCCGCGCGGAGGGGTGA
- a CDS encoding TetR/AcrR family transcriptional regulator yields the protein MARNPHPEETVRRILDVAEELFCTRGYEHTTMADIVDGLGGLTKGAVYHHFKSKEEIFEAVFERANEPLVARTKEILADRGLSGLEKIRALDEASAAGPSAELWGAMRPSPDPIQSARLLAREYLDLFELAHDFIEPAIREGVADGSVTATHPRETAEVMLLLANLWMVPLFNPLEDEGAYERRVEVFLRVMHALGVDMADWEALSSERLDAMGGGVPWQSWKLDKDDGAPDGCGSKGQPGVG from the coding sequence ATGGCACGCAACCCGCATCCCGAGGAGACCGTCAGGCGCATCCTCGACGTGGCGGAGGAGCTGTTCTGCACGCGCGGCTACGAGCACACCACGATGGCCGACATCGTCGACGGGCTCGGCGGGCTCACCAAGGGCGCCGTCTACCACCACTTCAAGAGCAAGGAGGAGATCTTCGAGGCGGTCTTCGAGCGCGCCAACGAGCCTCTCGTCGCGCGCACCAAGGAGATCCTGGCGGACCGCGGCCTGAGCGGCCTCGAGAAGATCCGCGCCCTCGACGAGGCGTCCGCGGCCGGCCCCTCCGCCGAGCTGTGGGGCGCCATGCGCCCCTCTCCCGACCCCATCCAAAGCGCGCGTCTGCTCGCCCGCGAGTACCTCGACCTCTTCGAGCTTGCGCACGACTTCATCGAGCCGGCGATCCGGGAGGGTGTCGCGGACGGCTCCGTCACGGCGACGCACCCGCGCGAGACGGCGGAGGTGATGCTCCTGCTCGCGAACCTCTGGATGGTGCCGCTGTTCAACCCGCTGGAGGACGAGGGCGCCTACGAGCGGCGCGTCGAGGTGTTCCTGCGCGTCATGCACGCGCTCGGCGTCGACATGGCGGACTGGGAGGCGCTCTCGTCCGAGCGTCTGGATGCGATGGGGGGAGGCGTCCCGTGGCAGAGCTGGAAGCTGGACAAGGACGACGGGGCGCCCGACGGTTGCGGGTCCAAGGGGCAACCGGGGGTTGGTTGA
- a CDS encoding NUDIX domain-containing protein, whose translation MATPEFILRLREKIGHDLLWLIGVTAYVEDGEGRVLLGRRSDTGEWALVYGINEPGEEPADTVIREVAEETGVDVVPTGLVRVAAQRHETVYANGDRTQYLDLMFACRLAEGGCAVPRVGDDESLAVGWFPPDALPEPLAPSTVERLGALAAWREAGASAALFSFGS comes from the coding sequence ATGGCGACCCCTGAGTTCATCCTGCGCCTGCGCGAGAAGATCGGCCACGACCTGCTGTGGCTCATCGGCGTGACCGCCTACGTGGAGGACGGAGAGGGGCGCGTGCTCCTGGGCCGGCGCTCCGACACCGGGGAGTGGGCCCTCGTCTACGGCATCAACGAGCCGGGCGAGGAGCCGGCGGACACCGTGATCCGCGAGGTCGCGGAGGAGACGGGCGTGGACGTGGTGCCCACGGGCCTGGTCCGCGTGGCGGCGCAGCGCCACGAGACCGTCTACGCCAACGGCGACCGCACGCAGTACCTGGACCTCATGTTCGCGTGCCGGCTTGCGGAGGGCGGCTGCGCCGTGCCGCGCGTGGGCGACGACGAGAGCCTCGCGGTGGGCTGGTTCCCGCCCGACGCGCTTCCGGAGCCGCTCGCCCCGTCGACGGTGGAGCGCCTCGGGGCGCTCGCCGCCTGGAGAGAGGCCGGCGCGAGCGCCGCGCTCTTCTCGTTCGGCTCGTGA
- a CDS encoding MBL fold metallo-hydrolase, with product MRVTVLMENGTPSSRLAARHGLSLWLELADGRRVLFDMGPDEAFLANARTLGVDVTEADLAVLSHGHYDHGGGLPAFLAACSAAGRDAPVYVRVGAFEEHVSGTPARHHAIGVDPALASDPRVRLTGERCDLGGGLALFSTARRDHPTARSNGRLMERRDGTLAPDRFLHEQSLLVREGERLTLVSGCSHGGVLNLMDAAEELAGRPLTTVVAGFHLMDPSGGTVEDAALTRELARELASRRASYLTFHCTGTDAFALLRDELGERVRYLHVGSRVTL from the coding sequence ATGCGCGTCACGGTACTGATGGAGAACGGCACGCCCTCGAGTCGGCTGGCGGCGCGTCACGGGCTCAGCCTTTGGCTGGAGCTCGCCGACGGGCGTCGCGTGCTCTTCGACATGGGGCCGGACGAGGCGTTTCTCGCCAACGCCCGGACGCTCGGGGTGGACGTGACGGAGGCGGACCTGGCGGTGCTCTCCCACGGCCACTACGACCACGGGGGCGGGCTGCCCGCGTTTCTCGCCGCCTGCTCGGCGGCCGGGCGCGACGCTCCCGTCTACGTGCGGGTGGGCGCCTTCGAGGAGCACGTCTCCGGGACGCCGGCGCGCCACCATGCGATCGGCGTGGACCCGGCGCTGGCGTCAGACCCGCGCGTGCGCCTGACGGGCGAGCGGTGCGACCTGGGAGGCGGGCTCGCGCTCTTCTCGACCGCGCGGCGCGACCACCCCACGGCCCGCTCCAACGGGCGTCTGATGGAGCGTCGGGACGGGACGCTCGCGCCCGACCGCTTCCTTCACGAGCAGAGTCTGCTCGTGCGCGAGGGCGAGCGCCTCACGCTGGTCTCCGGATGCTCGCACGGGGGCGTCCTGAACCTCATGGACGCCGCCGAGGAGCTGGCCGGCCGTCCGCTCACGACGGTCGTCGCGGGCTTCCATCTCATGGACCCGAGCGGCGGCACCGTGGAGGACGCGGCGCTCACGCGCGAGCTTGCCCGGGAGCTGGCGTCGCGGCGGGCGAGCTACCTCACGTTCCATTGCACCGGCACGGACGCCTTCGCGCTGCTGCGCGACGAGCTCGGGGAGCGCGTGCGCTACCTGCATGTGGGCAGCCGCGTGACGCTCTGA
- a CDS encoding universal stress protein encodes MYFKNILVPYDESEHAKSALHIALGLAGPYPEAKVHVMTVIPSSSLPDPTLMANALETPYAMPDPASYERIMQSVAESACADAQRLVDQTRDDAQCDVVADAVIATSPVEGIADYVRSHDIDLVVMGRRGLGALRGMIGSVSFGVLRSVDVPVLTVK; translated from the coding sequence ATGTACTTCAAGAACATCCTGGTTCCCTACGACGAGTCCGAGCACGCGAAGAGCGCCCTGCACATCGCGCTCGGCCTGGCCGGCCCCTACCCCGAGGCAAAGGTCCACGTGATGACCGTCATACCCTCCTCGAGCCTGCCCGACCCCACGCTCATGGCAAACGCGCTCGAGACCCCCTACGCCATGCCGGACCCGGCGAGCTACGAGCGCATCATGCAGTCCGTGGCCGAGAGCGCCTGCGCCGACGCGCAGAGGCTCGTCGACCAGACCCGCGACGACGCCCAGTGCGACGTCGTCGCCGACGCCGTGATCGCCACCTCGCCGGTGGAGGGCATCGCGGACTACGTGAGGAGCCACGACATCGACCTCGTGGTCATGGGCAGGCGCGGCCTCGGCGCGCTGCGCGGGATGATCGGCAGCGTGAGCTTTGGCGTGCTGCGCTCCGTGGACGTCCCGGTGCTCACGGTGAAGTAG
- a CDS encoding EamA family transporter produces MWFLAACGSALFAGVTAILAKLGVRETDSDLVTALRTVVVLAFAWLMVAVVGSAGTLSQVSARSMAFLGLSGLATGASWICYFRALSLADVSRVAPIDKSSTALSVLLAVALLGETEGLVVKLAGTGLLLVGTLLMTVGERGAERAGDGSRDRRWAAFAVLSAVFAALTSILAKVGVDGVESNLATALRTCVVLVMAWAIVLARGKQRQLAGIDRREAAFIALSGVATGASWLCYYYAIQTGPVSAVVPIDRLSILVTMAFSALVLHERMGRRELAGLALMVAGTLVVAVL; encoded by the coding sequence ATGTGGTTTCTGGCGGCGTGCGGCTCCGCGCTCTTTGCGGGCGTGACGGCGATTCTCGCCAAGCTCGGCGTGCGCGAGACCGACTCCGACCTCGTGACCGCGCTGCGCACCGTCGTGGTGCTCGCCTTCGCGTGGCTCATGGTTGCCGTGGTCGGCTCGGCGGGCACCCTCTCGCAGGTGAGCGCCCGCTCGATGGCGTTCCTCGGGCTCTCGGGCCTCGCCACGGGCGCGAGCTGGATCTGCTACTTCCGGGCGCTGTCCCTCGCCGACGTGAGCCGCGTGGCGCCCATCGACAAGTCGAGCACGGCGCTCTCGGTCCTTCTCGCCGTGGCGCTCCTCGGCGAGACCGAGGGGCTCGTCGTCAAGCTCGCGGGCACGGGGCTGCTCCTGGTGGGCACGCTCCTCATGACGGTTGGCGAGCGGGGCGCGGAGCGCGCGGGCGACGGGTCGCGCGACCGGCGCTGGGCGGCCTTCGCCGTGCTCTCGGCGGTGTTCGCGGCGCTCACCTCGATCCTCGCGAAGGTGGGCGTCGACGGGGTGGAGTCCAACCTCGCCACGGCGCTCCGCACGTGCGTGGTGCTCGTGATGGCATGGGCGATCGTCCTCGCTCGAGGCAAGCAGCGCCAGCTCGCGGGCATAGACCGGCGCGAGGCCGCCTTCATCGCGCTCTCCGGCGTCGCCACGGGAGCGAGCTGGCTCTGCTACTACTACGCCATCCAGACGGGACCGGTGAGCGCGGTCGTGCCCATCGACAGGCTGAGCATCCTCGTGACGATGGCCTTCTCGGCGCTGGTGCTGCACGAGCGGATGGGGCGGCGGGAGCTGGCGGGCCTCGCGCTCATGGTGGCGGGAACCCTCGTCGTCGCCGTCCTCTGA
- a CDS encoding TetR/AcrR family transcriptional regulator — protein MMDAFDRLIMATPFEQITVSAVAREADVDRKTFYQHFGTIDGLLDAIVEDVVSDLLDEVERASGSVGEELTTFFDALAEHLSQNMVLRRRYCEHIPVDLLFEHLSRPLVGQVMERGLVRGDVSDAELEMLLSFGLGGLFSMYRWWLLSDCALPLDELTRHAVTLLEGSAAALLGERPASAPPARRGACEEITRR, from the coding sequence ATGATGGACGCCTTCGACCGGCTGATCATGGCGACGCCGTTCGAGCAGATCACCGTGAGCGCCGTCGCGCGCGAGGCCGACGTGGACCGAAAGACGTTCTACCAGCACTTCGGCACCATCGACGGGCTTCTCGACGCCATCGTCGAGGACGTGGTCTCCGATCTGCTCGACGAGGTCGAGCGAGCCTCGGGCAGCGTCGGGGAGGAGCTCACGACCTTCTTTGACGCGCTCGCCGAACACCTGAGCCAGAACATGGTGCTCAGACGGCGCTACTGCGAGCACATCCCGGTCGACCTGCTGTTCGAGCACCTCTCCCGGCCGCTCGTGGGACAGGTCATGGAGCGCGGGCTCGTCCGGGGCGACGTCTCGGATGCGGAGCTCGAGATGCTGCTCTCGTTTGGCCTCGGCGGCCTCTTCTCGATGTACCGGTGGTGGCTTCTCTCGGATTGCGCGCTGCCGCTGGACGAGCTGACGCGCCATGCGGTCACGCTCCTCGAGGGCAGCGCGGCAGCGCTTCTGGGGGAGCGTCCGGCGTCGGCGCCCCCCGCCAGACGGGGAGCGTGCGAGGAGATAACCAGAAGATAA
- a CDS encoding radical SAM protein, with protein sequence MALAQTAERTALYRLIDYVNEDPEARIPKIMDTIDRYTPASVFPTQRAAFRGAIDGRSNWYELILKAFRLNPEVRARLLKTLIVDANILAWPVQERAREKYRCNIPWAILLDPTSACNLRCTGCWAAEYGHALNLSYEDICSIIDQGRELGCHVYIYTGGEPLVRKADLIRVCERYPDCVFLCFTNATLIDEEFCQDMIRVANFVPAISAEGNEHTTDARRGDGTYAKIERAMDLLREHALPFGISCCWTRANADAVATEENMDWMIEKGALFCWYFHFMPVGRSSTPDLIPTPEQRERMYRFVREMRRVKPLFTMDFQNDGEFVGGCIAGGRRYLHINAAGDVEPCVFIHYANVNIHDVSLLDALRSPLFMAYYEAQPFNTNHLRPCPMLENPDDLPRMVAATGAHSTDLVEQESPEQLREKTAPAAEAWRPVAERLWADEGDELHERRADWHEGQAETDVTRLARVGRDLERDAEPRL encoded by the coding sequence ATGGCACTTGCCCAGACGGCCGAGCGCACGGCGCTCTACAGGCTCATCGACTACGTGAACGAGGATCCTGAGGCCCGCATCCCCAAGATCATGGACACGATCGACCGCTACACCCCCGCGTCGGTCTTCCCGACCCAGCGCGCGGCGTTCAGGGGCGCCATCGACGGCCGCAGCAACTGGTACGAGCTCATCCTCAAGGCGTTCCGCCTCAATCCCGAAGTGCGCGCGCGGCTGCTCAAGACCCTCATCGTGGACGCCAACATCCTCGCCTGGCCCGTCCAGGAGAGGGCGCGCGAGAAGTACCGCTGCAACATCCCCTGGGCCATCCTGCTCGACCCCACGAGCGCCTGCAACCTGCGCTGCACCGGCTGCTGGGCGGCAGAGTACGGCCATGCGCTCAACCTCAGCTACGAGGACATCTGCTCGATCATCGACCAGGGCCGCGAGCTGGGCTGCCACGTCTACATCTACACCGGGGGCGAGCCACTCGTGCGCAAGGCCGACCTCATCCGCGTCTGCGAGCGCTACCCCGACTGCGTCTTCCTCTGCTTCACCAACGCCACCCTCATCGACGAGGAGTTCTGCCAGGACATGATCCGCGTGGCGAACTTCGTGCCCGCGATCTCCGCCGAGGGCAACGAGCACACCACTGACGCGCGCCGCGGCGACGGCACCTACGCCAAGATCGAGCGCGCGATGGACCTCCTGCGCGAGCACGCCCTCCCCTTCGGCATCTCCTGCTGCTGGACGCGCGCCAACGCCGACGCGGTGGCCACCGAGGAGAACATGGACTGGATGATCGAGAAGGGCGCGCTCTTCTGCTGGTACTTCCACTTCATGCCCGTGGGCCGCTCCTCCACCCCCGACCTCATCCCCACGCCCGAGCAGCGCGAGCGCATGTATCGCTTCGTGCGCGAGATGAGGCGGGTCAAGCCGCTCTTCACGATGGACTTCCAGAACGACGGCGAGTTCGTGGGAGGCTGCATCGCCGGCGGTCGTCGCTACCTGCACATCAACGCCGCGGGTGACGTCGAGCCGTGCGTCTTCATCCACTACGCCAACGTCAACATCCACGACGTGAGCCTCCTGGACGCGCTGCGCTCGCCGCTCTTCATGGCCTACTACGAGGCCCAGCCGTTCAACACCAACCACCTGCGACCCTGCCCGATGCTCGAGAACCCCGACGACCTGCCGCGCATGGTGGCAGCCACGGGGGCGCACTCGACCGACCTCGTCGAGCAGGAGTCGCCCGAGCAGCTGCGCGAGAAGACCGCCCCGGCGGCTGAGGCGTGGAGGCCGGTGGCGGAGCGCCTCTGGGCGGACGAGGGAGACGAGCTGCACGAGAGGCGCGCCGACTGGCACGAGGGCCAGGCGGAGACCGACGTCACCCGCCTCGCGCGCGTGGGCCGCGACCTCGAGCGCGACGCCGAGCCGCGACTGTAG